A region from the Canis lupus familiaris isolate Mischka breed German Shepherd chromosome 3, alternate assembly UU_Cfam_GSD_1.0, whole genome shotgun sequence genome encodes:
- the MXD4 gene encoding max dimerization protein 4 isoform X3, producing MKLNSLLILLEAAEYLERRDREAEHGYASVLPFDGDFARKKTKAAGLVRKAPNNRSSHNELEKHRRAKLRLYLEQLKQLVPLGPDSTRHTTLSLLKRAKMHIKKLEEQDRRALSIKEQLQREHRFLKRRLEQLSMQSLERVRTDSTGSAVSTDDSEQEVDVEGMEFGPGELDSVGSSSDVDDHYSLQSGGCSDGGYGPPCRRPGRPGLS from the exons ATGAAGCTGAATTCCCTGCTGATCCTGCTGGAGGCGGCCGAGTACCTGGAGCGCAGGGACCGAG AGGCCGAGCACGGCTACGCCTCGGTGCTGCCCTTCGACGGGGACTTCGCCAGGAAGAAGACAAAGGCGGCTGGCCTGGTGCGCAAGGCCCCGAACAACAG GTCTTCACACAATGAACTAGAAAAGCACAG ACGAGCCAAACTCAGGCTCTATCTGGAGCAGCTCAAGCAGCTGGTACCCCTGGGCCCTGACAGCACCCGCCACACCACGCTGAGCCTCCTGAAGCGCGCCAAGATGCACATCAAG aaaCTGGAGGAGCAGGACCGCCGGGCACTGAGCATCAAGGAGCAGCTGCAACGAGAACACCGCTTCCTGAAGCGGCGCCTGGAACAGCTGTCCATGCAGAGCCTGGAACGTGTACGCACGGACAGCACGGGCTCCGCTGTCTCCACTGACGACTCAGAGCAAG AAGTGGACGTAGAGGGTATGGAGTTTGGCCCTGGTGAGCTGGACAGTGTTGGCAGCAGCAGTGACGTGGACGACCACTACAGCTTGCAGAGCGGTGGCTGCAGCGACGGGGGCTATGGGCCCCCCTGCCGGCGGCCTGGCCGCCCTGGCCTCTCGTAG
- the MXD4 gene encoding max dimerization protein 4 isoform X4, giving the protein MKLNSLLILLEAAEYLERRDREAEHGYASVLPFDGDFARKKTKAAGLVRKAPNNRRAKLRLYLEQLKQLVPLGPDSTRHTTLSLLKRAKMHIKKLEEQDRRALSIKEQLQREHRFLKRRLEQLSMQSLERVRTDSTGSAVSTDDSEQEVDVEGMEFGPGELDSVGSSSDVDDHYSLQSGGCSDGGYGPPCRRPGRPGLS; this is encoded by the exons ATGAAGCTGAATTCCCTGCTGATCCTGCTGGAGGCGGCCGAGTACCTGGAGCGCAGGGACCGAG AGGCCGAGCACGGCTACGCCTCGGTGCTGCCCTTCGACGGGGACTTCGCCAGGAAGAAGACAAAGGCGGCTGGCCTGGTGCGCAAGGCCCCGAACAACAG ACGAGCCAAACTCAGGCTCTATCTGGAGCAGCTCAAGCAGCTGGTACCCCTGGGCCCTGACAGCACCCGCCACACCACGCTGAGCCTCCTGAAGCGCGCCAAGATGCACATCAAG aaaCTGGAGGAGCAGGACCGCCGGGCACTGAGCATCAAGGAGCAGCTGCAACGAGAACACCGCTTCCTGAAGCGGCGCCTGGAACAGCTGTCCATGCAGAGCCTGGAACGTGTACGCACGGACAGCACGGGCTCCGCTGTCTCCACTGACGACTCAGAGCAAG AAGTGGACGTAGAGGGTATGGAGTTTGGCCCTGGTGAGCTGGACAGTGTTGGCAGCAGCAGTGACGTGGACGACCACTACAGCTTGCAGAGCGGTGGCTGCAGCGACGGGGGCTATGGGCCCCCCTGCCGGCGGCCTGGCCGCCCTGGCCTCTCGTAG
- the MXD4 gene encoding max dimerization protein 4 isoform X2, with amino-acid sequence MKLNSLLILLEAAEYLERRDREAEHGYASVLPFDGDFARKKTKAAGLVRKAPNNRSSHNELEKHRRYEIGVGGAGPWPSLTPTDLCFCGDMTRDHSERDKVECQSCLGPPGHLGAACRCRRAKLRLYLEQLKQLVPLGPDSTRHTTLSLLKRAKMHIKKLEEQDRRALSIKEQLQREHRFLKRRLEQLSMQSLERVRTDSTGSAVSTDDSEQEVDVEGMEFGPGELDSVGSSSDVDDHYSLQSGGCSDGGYGPPCRRPGRPGLS; translated from the exons ATGAAGCTGAATTCCCTGCTGATCCTGCTGGAGGCGGCCGAGTACCTGGAGCGCAGGGACCGAG AGGCCGAGCACGGCTACGCCTCGGTGCTGCCCTTCGACGGGGACTTCGCCAGGAAGAAGACAAAGGCGGCTGGCCTGGTGCGCAAGGCCCCGAACAACAG GTCTTCACACAATGAACTAGAAAAGCACAG GAGATACGAAattggggtgggaggggctggtCCTTGGCCCTCCCTGACCCCAACGGACCTGTGTTTCTGTGGTGACATGACCAGAGACCACTCTGAACGTGACAAAGTGGAATGCCAATCCTGCCTGGGGCCCCCTGGACATCTAGGAGCAGCCTGCCGCTGCAG ACGAGCCAAACTCAGGCTCTATCTGGAGCAGCTCAAGCAGCTGGTACCCCTGGGCCCTGACAGCACCCGCCACACCACGCTGAGCCTCCTGAAGCGCGCCAAGATGCACATCAAG aaaCTGGAGGAGCAGGACCGCCGGGCACTGAGCATCAAGGAGCAGCTGCAACGAGAACACCGCTTCCTGAAGCGGCGCCTGGAACAGCTGTCCATGCAGAGCCTGGAACGTGTACGCACGGACAGCACGGGCTCCGCTGTCTCCACTGACGACTCAGAGCAAG AAGTGGACGTAGAGGGTATGGAGTTTGGCCCTGGTGAGCTGGACAGTGTTGGCAGCAGCAGTGACGTGGACGACCACTACAGCTTGCAGAGCGGTGGCTGCAGCGACGGGGGCTATGGGCCCCCCTGCCGGCGGCCTGGCCGCCCTGGCCTCTCGTAG
- the MXD4 gene encoding max dimerization protein 4 isoform X1: MKLNSLLILLEAAEYLERRDREAEHGYASVLPFDGDFARKKTKAAGLVRKAPNNRSSHNELEKHRRYEIGVGGAGPWPSLTPTDLCFCGDMTRDHSERDKVECQSCLGPPGHLGAACRCRLCPGLLDLLWTVGTVGRAKLRLYLEQLKQLVPLGPDSTRHTTLSLLKRAKMHIKKLEEQDRRALSIKEQLQREHRFLKRRLEQLSMQSLERVRTDSTGSAVSTDDSEQEVDVEGMEFGPGELDSVGSSSDVDDHYSLQSGGCSDGGYGPPCRRPGRPGLS, from the exons ATGAAGCTGAATTCCCTGCTGATCCTGCTGGAGGCGGCCGAGTACCTGGAGCGCAGGGACCGAG AGGCCGAGCACGGCTACGCCTCGGTGCTGCCCTTCGACGGGGACTTCGCCAGGAAGAAGACAAAGGCGGCTGGCCTGGTGCGCAAGGCCCCGAACAACAG GTCTTCACACAATGAACTAGAAAAGCACAG GAGATACGAAattggggtgggaggggctggtCCTTGGCCCTCCCTGACCCCAACGGACCTGTGTTTCTGTGGTGACATGACCAGAGACCACTCTGAACGTGACAAAGTGGAATGCCAATCCTGCCTGGGGCCCCCTGGACATCTAGGAGCAGCCTGCCGCTGCAGGTTGTGCCCTGGCCTCCTGGACCTACTGTGGACGGTGGGGACAGTGGG ACGAGCCAAACTCAGGCTCTATCTGGAGCAGCTCAAGCAGCTGGTACCCCTGGGCCCTGACAGCACCCGCCACACCACGCTGAGCCTCCTGAAGCGCGCCAAGATGCACATCAAG aaaCTGGAGGAGCAGGACCGCCGGGCACTGAGCATCAAGGAGCAGCTGCAACGAGAACACCGCTTCCTGAAGCGGCGCCTGGAACAGCTGTCCATGCAGAGCCTGGAACGTGTACGCACGGACAGCACGGGCTCCGCTGTCTCCACTGACGACTCAGAGCAAG AAGTGGACGTAGAGGGTATGGAGTTTGGCCCTGGTGAGCTGGACAGTGTTGGCAGCAGCAGTGACGTGGACGACCACTACAGCTTGCAGAGCGGTGGCTGCAGCGACGGGGGCTATGGGCCCCCCTGCCGGCGGCCTGGCCGCCCTGGCCTCTCGTAG